In Desulfosediminicola ganghwensis, a single window of DNA contains:
- a CDS encoding carbonic anhydrase, with protein sequence MTKEQSGRPTAEEVLQILKDGNKRFISGKLEHPNHCEESRKSLAAGQEPIATVLTCADSRVPPVDIFDQGLGDLFVVRVAGNVIGDHSLGSIEYAVKHLHTPVVVVMGHSSCGAISAVASGVALEGHIATLGPAIQTAIKNIKEAEGDLVNNASKELARQISVKIAQSEPIVAELVQNGAVKIVPAYYDLMSGKVEFL encoded by the coding sequence ATGACAAAAGAACAATCAGGACGCCCCACCGCTGAAGAGGTTCTCCAGATCCTCAAAGATGGTAACAAACGTTTTATATCCGGTAAACTTGAACATCCAAACCACTGTGAAGAAAGCCGTAAGAGTCTGGCTGCAGGCCAGGAGCCGATAGCAACCGTCCTCACCTGTGCCGACTCCCGTGTCCCCCCTGTGGATATCTTTGACCAGGGCTTGGGTGATCTTTTCGTCGTACGGGTTGCAGGCAATGTGATCGGAGATCATTCCCTGGGATCTATAGAGTATGCGGTCAAGCACCTGCACACCCCTGTTGTTGTCGTCATGGGGCATTCGAGCTGTGGGGCAATTTCGGCAGTTGCCAGCGGCGTAGCCCTTGAGGGTCACATTGCCACACTCGGCCCTGCTATCCAGACTGCCATCAAGAATATAAAAGAGGCCGAAGGAGACTTGGTGAACAACGCATCCAAAGAACTGGCCAGACAGATTTCAGTAAAAATAGCCCAGTCAGAACCAATTGTTGCAGAATTGGTGCAAAACGGAGCAGTGAAAATCGTACCCGCCTACTACGATCTTATGTCCGGAAAAGTAGAATTTCTTTAA
- the pruA gene encoding L-glutamate gamma-semialdehyde dehydrogenase translates to MTLLNNAVINIPTAINEPILDYAPGSPERQRLKEALAEASSQQLEIPLIIDGKRITTGNTGKAVMPHDHNHLLATYHKAGAKEVKMAIDAALAAQKQWQAFRWEERCAIFLKAAELIAGKYRAKLNAGAMLAGGKNAFQAEIDAACEFIDFLRFNVAFAQEIYEKQPESSTGVWNYCQYRPLEGFVFAVTPFNFTAIAGNLPTAPAIMGNTVVWKPASSLVYTPYLIMEILEEAGLPPGVINFVPGSGATVGDPVLADPNLAGVHFTGSTKVFQGMWRTIGENIASYKSYPRLVGETGGKDFVFAHKSAEVKSLVTALVRGAFEYQGQKCSAASRAYIPSSLWPAVEAGLREEMSQIKMGPPTDFRNFTGAVIDEKAFDTISSYIDFARDSQGGEIIIGGKCDKSVGYFIEPTVILATDPHFKTMVEEIFGPVLTIYVYEDDAFIETLKLCDSSSPYALTGAIFSQDRAAVSTAMHQLEHTAGNFYINDKPTGAVVGQQPFGGGRASGTNDKAGSMANLLRWVSARTVKETFVPPESFAYPFMGEE, encoded by the coding sequence ATGACCCTACTAAATAATGCAGTGATCAATATTCCAACAGCGATAAACGAACCTATTCTAGACTACGCTCCTGGCAGTCCGGAGAGGCAGAGACTTAAAGAAGCCCTCGCAGAGGCCAGCTCACAGCAACTTGAGATCCCATTGATCATCGACGGAAAACGCATCACCACCGGCAATACAGGGAAAGCAGTAATGCCCCATGACCATAATCATCTGCTCGCGACCTACCATAAGGCCGGAGCAAAAGAAGTGAAGATGGCTATTGATGCCGCTCTCGCAGCCCAAAAACAATGGCAGGCCTTCCGCTGGGAAGAACGATGCGCCATCTTTTTGAAAGCGGCTGAACTTATTGCCGGTAAGTACAGAGCAAAACTTAACGCAGGTGCCATGCTCGCCGGTGGCAAGAATGCCTTTCAGGCTGAAATTGATGCCGCCTGCGAGTTCATCGATTTCCTCCGCTTTAACGTTGCTTTTGCTCAGGAGATATATGAAAAGCAGCCGGAATCTTCAACAGGAGTTTGGAACTACTGCCAATACCGCCCACTGGAGGGTTTTGTCTTCGCAGTCACCCCCTTCAACTTCACCGCCATCGCCGGTAACCTACCGACCGCCCCGGCAATAATGGGCAACACCGTAGTCTGGAAACCAGCATCGTCTCTTGTTTATACCCCTTACCTGATCATGGAAATTCTTGAAGAGGCTGGTTTACCACCGGGAGTTATCAATTTCGTCCCAGGCTCCGGGGCAACCGTCGGCGACCCTGTGCTTGCCGACCCCAACCTTGCCGGGGTGCATTTCACCGGTTCCACCAAGGTCTTCCAGGGAATGTGGCGAACCATCGGTGAAAATATCGCCAGCTACAAGTCCTATCCCCGCCTGGTAGGCGAAACCGGTGGTAAAGATTTCGTATTCGCCCATAAAAGCGCCGAGGTTAAATCGCTTGTTACCGCCCTTGTGCGTGGTGCTTTTGAATATCAGGGACAGAAGTGCTCTGCAGCCAGCCGTGCCTATATTCCTAGCTCACTCTGGCCTGCTGTCGAGGCAGGTCTTCGTGAAGAGATGTCACAAATCAAGATGGGGCCACCTACAGATTTCCGCAATTTCACAGGGGCGGTCATCGACGAGAAAGCCTTTGATACCATTTCCTCATACATCGATTTTGCCCGTGACAGTCAGGGAGGCGAAATCATCATCGGTGGGAAATGCGATAAATCCGTGGGCTATTTCATCGAACCAACGGTCATTCTCGCTACAGACCCGCATTTCAAAACTATGGTCGAAGAGATTTTTGGCCCCGTACTGACCATCTATGTTTATGAAGACGACGCTTTCATAGAAACCCTCAAGCTCTGTGACAGTTCCTCACCGTATGCTTTGACCGGGGCGATCTTCTCGCAAGACCGTGCAGCTGTCAGTACCGCCATGCACCAACTCGAACACACAGCAGGCAATTTCTACATTAACGACAAGCCTACCGGCGCAGTGGTTGGCCAACAGCCTTTTGGCGGTGGCAGGGCTTCAGGCACCAACGACAAGGCTGGCTCCATGGCCAACCTGCTTCGCTGGGTGTCAGCACGGACCGTGAAGGAAACCTTCGTTCCGCCAGAAAGTTTCGCCTATCCATTTATGGGAGAGGAGTAG
- the pflB gene encoding formate C-acetyltransferase, whose protein sequence is MNNSWNGFVPGIWQETVDVRSFIQLNYSPYSGDSSFLDSATEQSEKLWGQCQALLKKELQQGVLDIDTTRISGIDNFEPGYIDAENELIVGLQTDAPLKRILNPFGGMRMAAGACEAYGYTPSKEISSIFQYRKTHNEAVFAAYTPAMRRARSAGLLTGLPDAYGRGRIIGDYRRVPLYGTDFLIAEKKRDLDNHEGPMDGSRVVEREELSTQISALKELAQMAARYDCDITRPASTAKEAVQWLYLAYLAAVKENNGAAMSLGRVSTFLDIYIERDLKAGLITETFAQELIDQLVMKLRLVRHLRTPEYNQLFAGDPNWITEAIGGMGNDGRTLVTKTSYRFLHTLDTLGPSPEPNMTVLWSKHLPAEFKQYCSELSIRTDALQYESDELMRPLYGDDYAIACCVSGMTIGKNMQFFGARCNLVKVLLYAINGGVDEVSGKKVVEGLEPIEGDSLDFETVWGKLCLSIEKIAELYVDTMNIIHTMHDRYAYEASQMALHDTKVDRLMAFGVAGLSIVADSLSAMKYGKVKVIREGSLAKGYEVSGEFPFFGNDDDRVDDLAVKLVEKMSAALKKRPAYRGAKHTLSVLTITSNLVYGKITGATPDGRKAGEPFAPGANSMHGRELNGSLASLNSVAKLPYTDVCEDGISNTFTIVPQTLGKDLQARKAHLTAILDGYFEQGGHHINVNVLDRDTLKKAMDNPDEYPNLTIRVSGYAVHFNRLTREQQLEVLQRTFHTAM, encoded by the coding sequence ATGAACAATTCATGGAATGGTTTTGTGCCGGGAATTTGGCAGGAAACCGTAGACGTCCGCTCATTTATCCAGCTCAATTATTCCCCATATTCGGGGGATAGTTCCTTTCTCGATTCAGCCACCGAGCAATCTGAGAAACTTTGGGGCCAGTGCCAGGCTCTTCTCAAAAAAGAACTGCAGCAGGGTGTTCTTGATATCGATACAACACGCATTTCGGGAATAGACAATTTTGAACCGGGGTACATCGATGCAGAGAATGAACTCATTGTCGGTCTGCAGACCGATGCACCGCTCAAGCGAATACTCAACCCCTTTGGTGGGATGCGTATGGCAGCAGGGGCCTGTGAGGCTTATGGCTATACTCCTTCCAAAGAAATTTCCTCAATTTTTCAGTATAGAAAGACCCATAATGAGGCCGTTTTTGCGGCCTATACCCCAGCTATGCGACGGGCCAGAAGTGCCGGTCTGCTGACGGGTTTGCCTGATGCCTACGGGCGAGGCAGGATTATTGGGGATTATCGCCGGGTACCGCTCTATGGCACGGATTTTCTGATTGCCGAGAAAAAGCGTGATCTGGATAATCACGAAGGCCCAATGGATGGCTCCAGGGTGGTAGAACGCGAAGAACTCTCCACGCAGATTAGTGCCTTAAAGGAACTGGCACAGATGGCCGCTCGATATGATTGCGATATCACCAGGCCGGCGTCTACTGCGAAAGAGGCGGTGCAGTGGCTCTATTTGGCCTATCTTGCAGCCGTGAAGGAGAATAACGGCGCGGCAATGTCCCTGGGGCGTGTGAGTACTTTTCTGGATATCTATATTGAAAGGGACCTCAAAGCCGGTCTGATTACCGAAACCTTTGCCCAGGAACTCATCGATCAGCTTGTCATGAAGCTGCGGTTGGTTCGCCATTTACGAACACCGGAGTATAACCAGCTTTTCGCAGGAGATCCAAACTGGATAACCGAGGCAATCGGCGGCATGGGAAATGATGGCCGCACTCTGGTAACCAAAACATCCTACCGGTTTCTGCACACTCTGGATACTTTGGGCCCCAGCCCGGAACCGAATATGACCGTCTTGTGGTCAAAACATCTGCCTGCGGAGTTCAAGCAATATTGTTCGGAACTCTCTATCCGCACGGACGCACTGCAGTATGAAAGCGATGAACTGATGCGGCCACTTTATGGTGATGATTACGCTATCGCATGTTGTGTCTCAGGGATGACGATCGGTAAAAACATGCAATTTTTCGGTGCTCGCTGCAACCTGGTAAAGGTGCTGCTTTACGCCATAAATGGTGGTGTTGATGAGGTGAGCGGCAAAAAGGTGGTCGAGGGGCTGGAACCCATCGAAGGTGACTCTCTCGATTTTGAGACGGTATGGGGCAAGCTTTGCCTCTCCATTGAAAAGATTGCAGAGCTCTATGTTGATACCATGAACATCATCCACACCATGCATGACCGGTATGCCTATGAAGCAAGTCAGATGGCACTGCATGACACCAAAGTCGACAGGCTGATGGCATTTGGCGTTGCCGGATTGTCCATTGTCGCAGATTCCCTGAGTGCCATGAAGTATGGCAAGGTGAAGGTTATACGGGAGGGCTCGCTTGCCAAAGGGTATGAGGTAAGCGGTGAGTTCCCGTTTTTTGGCAACGACGACGATCGGGTTGACGATCTGGCTGTCAAGCTGGTGGAAAAAATGTCGGCAGCGTTAAAGAAGCGGCCTGCCTATCGCGGCGCAAAACATACCCTTTCCGTTCTCACCATTACTTCAAATCTGGTCTATGGCAAGATAACAGGTGCTACGCCGGACGGCAGAAAGGCAGGAGAGCCTTTTGCCCCGGGTGCCAACTCCATGCATGGCAGGGAACTGAACGGTTCGCTGGCCTCTCTCAATTCTGTGGCAAAACTTCCCTATACCGACGTGTGTGAGGATGGCATCTCCAACACCTTTACCATTGTACCGCAGACACTGGGCAAAGATTTGCAGGCCAGAAAAGCGCATCTTACCGCCATTCTTGACGGCTATTTCGAGCAGGGTGGACATCATATCAATGTCAATGTGCTGGACAGGGATACGCTGAAAAAGGCCATGGACAACCCCGATGAGTACCCGAATCTGACAATACGGGTTTCAGGGTATGCGGTGCATTTTAACCGGTTGACCCGGGAACAGCAGCTTGAAGTGCTGCAGAGAACCTTTCATACAGCAATGTGA
- the pflA gene encoding pyruvate formate-lyase-activating protein, whose amino-acid sequence MHGYIHSIETMALHDGPGIRFAVFFQGCGLRCIYCHNPDTWQFSKENTVSAEDLYAKTLRYRSYMENSSGGVTCTGGEPLMQPEFLLKYLRLCRDGGLHTAIDTSGVGLGAYEEILEVTDLVLLDVKAVSADGFQQLTGVPMAKAEPFYRALANSGTSVRIRHVLVPGVNDSDENIEKLQKFIQRFPAVEQVELLAYHTLGVSKYEHMKRPYPFEGVEPLSKERLKYFQSFFD is encoded by the coding sequence ATGCACGGCTACATTCATTCCATAGAGACCATGGCGCTCCATGACGGGCCGGGAATTCGCTTTGCGGTGTTTTTCCAGGGGTGCGGCTTGCGTTGCATCTATTGCCATAATCCGGATACCTGGCAGTTCAGCAAAGAGAACACGGTCTCGGCCGAGGATCTGTATGCGAAAACCCTTCGCTACAGATCCTACATGGAAAATTCCTCTGGCGGGGTGACCTGCACTGGCGGGGAGCCATTGATGCAGCCTGAATTTTTATTGAAGTATCTTCGTCTTTGCCGGGATGGAGGGTTGCATACTGCCATAGATACTTCAGGCGTGGGGCTTGGCGCTTATGAAGAGATTTTGGAAGTGACGGATCTGGTGCTGCTTGATGTGAAGGCAGTCTCAGCCGACGGCTTTCAGCAGCTCACAGGAGTTCCAATGGCCAAGGCCGAACCTTTTTACAGGGCTCTTGCCAATAGCGGGACCTCAGTAAGAATACGGCATGTGCTCGTACCGGGTGTAAATGACAGTGATGAGAATATTGAAAAGCTGCAAAAGTTTATCCAAAGGTTCCCAGCTGTGGAGCAGGTGGAGCTTCTTGCATATCACACCTTGGGTGTTTCCAAGTACGAGCATATGAAACGTCCCTATCCTTTTGAGGGTGTCGAGCCGTTATCGAAAGAAAGACTGAAGTACTTCCAGTCCTTTTTTGATTAA